Genomic segment of Meleagris gallopavo isolate NT-WF06-2002-E0010 breed Aviagen turkey brand Nicholas breeding stock unplaced genomic scaffold, Turkey_5.1 ChrUn_random_7180001855446, whole genome shotgun sequence:
CAAGGAAAGAGGGCCATGCAGATAGATAGagggatggacagatggacagagcCACAGATGGATAAACGCGCGGATGGACACGGGGACGACTCACTCTTGATGACCTGACTGCTGTCCCGCACCGCTGGCTCTGGGGAGCGGTCCATCTCCTGCACCGTGCGCAGCAGCTCCTGGTACGCCTTCAGGGCCAGGTGCATCCTGCAGGGGGGACAGGGTGGtcaggcagtgctgggggggGCTTGGGGCCAAAGAGGGGGCTGCGACCCCCACCTGCGCGCCCAGGTGGCCGCCTCCTTCTTGTCCATCAGCGCCATCTCGTAGTAGTTGGTGAGGTGCTGCTCGATGAAGTGGAAGGCACGCACGCTCACCGTCTCCGACACCAGCTCAGCACGGAATCCCCGGCCACGGTTGAAGGCCATGAAGAAGGCGGTGGCCCACAGGTAGTAGGTCTCATCGTGCTGCTGTGCCTTCTCCCGCAGCAATTGGTCCTGGGGGGCGTGCGGGGGAACTCAGCACGGGGTGACCCCAGGTGGGGGGTGATCTGAAGTGGGGCGGGTGACCCCAGGTGGGGGAATGACTCCCCACCCTCACCTTGACCAGCAGCATCAGGCGGTTGTAGCAATCCTCCAGAAAGTCCTGGCAGAAGCAGCTCAGGAAGAGCCGGACGTTGCGGGCGGAGCGCCGGGGGGTCCCGGCTCAGGGGGGGCCCAGCGACGCCGCGGCACCCGGCGCGTCTCCTTGCCCAGGTCGTGGCTGtagctctgcagctgtgggtAGAGAGGAGAGCATGAGCTGTGCCTCTCAGCACCGCATTGAGCCCCTCGACACCGTACCGAGCCCCCCCCCGTGCTCCCCATCCCCATACTCACGTTGTGCAGCCCCTTATGGAAGACAACATCGTGCTCCCCGATGGCCTTCAGCCCCTGGATGACATAGGAACCACGGAAACGGGAGTGCCTGGAGGAGAGAATGCAAAAGATGAGCACCGTTGACCCAACCACAGGGTTCTGCCCTCCCCCCCTCCCAGCCCCCTTCCCACCTGGATGGACGCTGCAGCACCcgtgctctctgctctgcttgttCCCGCTGCCGCAGACTCTGCAGCTCCTGCGTGTCCTCCCCGCACTCCGCGCCTGCCCGCCCctgtcccagcactgccagctNNNNNNNNNNNNNNNNNNNNNNNNNNNNNNNNNNNNNNNNNNNNNNNNNNNNNNNNNNNNNNNNNNNNNNNNNNNNNNNNNNNNNNNNNNNNNNNNNNNNNNNNNNNNNNNNNNNNNNNNNNNNNNNNNNNNNNNNNNNNNNNNNNNNNNNNNNNNNNNNNNNNNNNNNNNNNNNNNNNNNNNNNNNNNNNNNNNNNNNNNNNNNNNNNNNNNNNNNNNNNNNNNNNNNNNNNNNNNNNNNNNNNNNNNNNNNNNNNNNNNNNNNNNNNNNNNNNNNNNNNNNNNNNNNNNNNNNNNNNNNNNNNNNNNNNNNNNNNNNNNNNNNNNNNNNNNNNNNNNNNNNNNNNNNNNNNNNNNNNNNNNNNNNNNNNNNNNNNNNNNNNNNNNNNNNNNNNNNNNNNNNNNNNNNNNNNNNNNNNNNNNNNNNNNNNNNNNNNNNNNNNNNNNNNNNNNNNNNNNNNNNNNNNNNNNNNNNNNNNNNNNNNNNNNNNNNNNNNNNNNNNNNNNNNNNNNNNNNNNNNNNNNNNNNNNNNNNNNNNNNNNNNNNNNNNNNNNNNNNNNNNNNNNNNNNNNNNNNNNNNNNNNNNNNNNNNNNNNNNNNNNNNNNNNNNNNNNNNNNNNNNNNNNNNNNNNNNNNNNNNNNNNNNNNNNNNNNNNNNNNNGTGGGGGGgttcagcacagctggatgggGGGCTGAGGGCGGTCCCTGCGCCCACCACGCTCACCTGGTCACGGAACATGAGGGAGATGATCTCGAGGACGTGCAGAGCCCACTGCTGCTCAGCCGGCGCGCTGGCCAGGAACTTGAGCAGGTCGTCCATGCCACTGATGTGCAGAGCCCACAGCACGCGGTCGTGCATGCTGGCATCGCCATCCACACCCTGGGGGGCAGCACAGGGTGGGGGGCAGCACGCAGGGCACCTTGCCGTGGGGATCCCTGTGTCTGTCCCGCCCCCTCCCATTACCTGCTCCGCAGAGGGGTCGGGGGGCACGTGCAGCACATTGCGCACCAGCAGCAGGATCCGCTCGATCAGCAGCGTGtcctcctcctgcctctgcTCCCAGTCCTGCAGTGCGCGGCTGTCAGAACTCCCATAGACCTCCCcggcccccagccccacagctgccccccGACCctcagccccatagagccccccCCGGATCCCCAGCACCCACCAGCTGCAGCACTTCGTACAGCTTCTCGCTCAGCACCCCAAACACCTTCTCACTGGCGAACGCCTGCAGAAAACCCTTTGTGAGCtctgtgtgtgtggggggaggGTTTGAAGACCCCCCCACCCGGAGATCACCCCACGGCTGCACCTCACCTCTTTGTACGCCTGCAGGTAGGACAGCACCTGCAGGAAGTGGTGCCGGGCGGTGGCATCCGATGGCACTTTGCCGAAGCAGAGCAGCGCCGGCTGCGTCAGGTTCACCATCAGCCTATGGGGGGGAGTTGGGGGGGAGGGGCAGGACTCGGGACCGCTGCCCACGTGGGAGCGCAGCCCCGCACCATCCCCGCAGCTCCCCGGTACCTGACGACGGCATCGAAAAGGGTCCGGTCCTGCGGGTACTGAACGAGCAGCGGCAGCAGATCGTTCTGCAGGATCTgcgctgctcccagctgctgccgCACGTCGCGGCTCTCATCCTCGTGCCGGAGGTACCGGATCAGATCCTTCACGCTCTCTGCGGGAGGGGCGGTCAGAACTCCGCATCCCCCCGGtttctcctcccccccccattCCCCGTGCCGTACCGAGGCAGTCGGGTTCGCGGTGGTACACGTCGCCCTCCAGGTAGCCCAGGGCGCTGCAGGTGGCCAGCAGCTCGCAGTTCATCATGTACCAGTCCATGCAGCGCGGGGCGGGCGCGGGGAGCCNNNNNNNNNNNNNNNNNNNNNNNNNNNNNNNNNNNNNNNNNNNNNNNNNNNNNNNNNNNNNNNNNNNNNNNNNNNNNNNNNNNNNNNNNNNNNNNNNNNNNNNNNNNNNNNNNNNNNNNNNNNNNNNNNNNNNNNNNNNNNNNNNNNNNNNNNNNNNNNNNNNNNNNNNNNNNNNNNNNNNNNNNNNNNNNNNNNNNNNNNNNNNNNNNNNNNNNNNNNNNNNNNNNNNNNNNNNNNNNNNNNNNNNNNNNNNNNNNNNNNNNNNNNNNNNNNNNNNNNNNNNNNNNNNNNNNNNNNNNNNNNNNNNNNNNNNNNNNNNNNNNNNNNNNNNNNNNNNNNNNNNNNNNNNNNNNNNNNNNNNNNNNNNNNNNNNNNNNNNNNNNNNNNNNNNNNNNNNNNNNNNNNNNNNNNNNNNNNNNNNNNNNNNNNNNNNNNNNNNNNNNNNNNNNNNNNNNNNNNNNNNNNNNNNNNNNNNNNNNNNNNNNNNNNNNNNNNNNNNNNNNNNNNNNNNNNNNNNNNNNNNNNNNNNNNNNNNNNNNNNNNNNNNNNNNNNNNNNNNNNNNNNNNNNNNNNNNNNNNNNNNNNNNNNNNNNNNNNNNNNNNNNNNNNNNNNNNNNNNNNNNNNNNNNNNNNNNNNNNNNNNNNNNNNNNNNNNNNNNNNNNNNNNNNNNNNNNNNNNNNNNNNNNNNNNNNNNNNNNNNNNNNNNNNNNNNNNNNNNNNNNNNNNNNNNNNNNNNNNNNNNNNNNNNNNNNNNNNNNNNNNNNNNNNNNNNNNNNNNNNNNNNNNNNNNNNNNNNNNNNNNNNNNNNNNNNNNNNNNNNNNNNNNNNNNNNNNNNNNNNNNNNNNNNNNNNNNNNNNNNNNNNNNNNNNNNNNNNNNNNNNNNNNNNNNNNNNNNNNNNNNNNNNNNNNNNNNNNNNNNNNNNNNNNNNNNNNNNNNNNNNNNNNNNNNNNNNNNNNNNNNNNNNNNNNNNNNNNNNNNNNNNNNNNNNNNNNNNNNNNNNNNNNNNNNNNNNNNNNNNNNNNNNNNNNNNNNNNNNNNNNNNNNNNNNNNNNNNNNNNNNNNNNNNNNNNNGCGGCCAAGGGGATCCCCCCATCCCACCCTCCCTCAACCCGAGAGAGGGCGGCCGCGACCCCCCTGCGGCCATCCCTGAGCCCGAGCGGTGCGGTGATGAGGGGATGTGAGCCCCCCGGCGGGGAACCCTCGGGGCTGCTGCAGCCGGCGGGGTtgtggatgggatgggatggagaggGACGGGACCGGGGTGGACCGGGACAGCGGGGGATGGATTGGGTTAGGCTGAGATGGACTGGGGTAGGACTGGGATGCACTGGGCAGGACTGGGACAAACTGGGCAGGACTGCAGCAGACTGAGGCTGGCTGGGATGCACTGGGACGGGAGTAGGATGGATTGGGTTCAGCTGAGATGCACTGGGATAGGACTGGGATGCGCTGGGCAGGACAGCAGTGGGTTGAGGCAGACTGGGATGGACCGGGGCAGGATGAAGATGGGCTGGAATGGACTGGGCCGGGCCACAGAGTCCTCCCCCACTTACCCAGTGGTTGGCGAAGTTGCGGGTGATGACAGCGGGGGCAAAGGAGCGTGCAGGGTTCATGCCAGCACCAGTGTATGGGATCTGCGGGGAAGGAGGGGGCGGTGGGTGCCGGCTGCTCCCCCCGTCCCACGGAGCTGCCACCCCCCTTACCCCGAAGAGGTGGCCGAGGGTGAGGGAGAAGCCAACGGGCAGCGCAGCGGAGCCGGGGCGCCCGTCGTGGCGGTCGTCGAAGCTGGCGAAGACGCAGAGGATGAACTGAGCCgtcagcagcagctccaccaCCGTGCCCTGGCCCGGGCCCACGCTGGGGTGCAGCT
This window contains:
- the LOC104915839 gene encoding lens fiber major intrinsic protein; protein product: GFGERGDGVEGVNGESGGRGPGGVRLGAALSPSPPQLHPSVGPGQGTVVELLLTAQFILCVFASFDDRHDGRPGSAALPVGFSLTLGHLFGIPYTGAGMNPARSFAPAVITRNFANHWVSGGGLCGPAQSIPAHLHPAPVHPSLPQPTAVLPSASQSYPSASQLNPIHPTPVPVHPSQPQSAAVLPSLSQSCPVHPSPTPVHLSLTQSIPRCPGPPRSRPSPSHPIHNPAGCSSPEGSPPGGSHPLITAPLGLRDGRRGVAAALSR